The Spirochaetales bacterium sequence CGACGGTCGGAAAAGGCACGACCTTTACCATCAGACTGCCGATATCGAAAATTCCGGGGATCATCGCATGAAGGATATAAAAACGGAAAAAATTGAATCTTTTCTCAAATCGCAAAAGCCGGAGTTCATCAGAAAATGGAAGGCGAAAGTCGACGAGGTTATTTTTTCGAACAAGAATGACACCGATACGGTGCTGGAAGAGGGGGAGTTCTCCGAGTTGTTCGATGTCTATATCGAGGACATGATCAAAAAGGAGTTTCACCGTTCGAATCTTTTCCTCGTCGACCTGATACAGCAGAAGATCAAGCGCGGTTTTCTGCTTTCGACCCTCGAACTCATCAACGCGTCCTTCATGTCGACGGCGCGGGAACTTTTCCGTTCCGTCTACCCTGACGCGTTCGACAAGCGGATGGAATACCTCGAGCGGCTGTCGCAGATGATCCTCAACAACGAGGTGATGCTCGCGCAGCACTACGAAGACTATATATCCGAATTGACGCACCAGTTGCGCGAGAAGGCGGAGATACTGAAACGGCGAAACGATTCACTCGTCGAATTCATCGACGTGGCCACCCATCAGCTTCAGACGCCGCTCTGGTCGATTCTTGGGTTCGTATCGAAACTCCAGCGCAAGTATTACGAGTCGATCGACGACTACGGCCGCCATTGCCTGAATCGTATTTCCGCGAATGTTTCCGATATGCATCAGCTTATCGAGGACGTGACGACCATGCTCATCATCGACCAGGAAGGGGTGACGCGTAAAAACCTCTACTTCTATGACCTTATCGAACAGTCCATTCACCGCATTCACGAGGAAATCGATAAAAAGTTCAGCTGTACCTACGGCGAAGCGGAGCGCAAGATTATCATCAATGGCGATCCGCAGCATCTGAAAACGCTTTTTTATCAGCTGTTGAAAAACGCGGCTCAGTATACGGTGGACAATTTCCATGGTGAAGCGAAAATAACGAGCGCCATGAATGA is a genomic window containing:
- a CDS encoding HAMP domain-containing histidine kinase, whose product is MKDIKTEKIESFLKSQKPEFIRKWKAKVDEVIFSNKNDTDTVLEEGEFSELFDVYIEDMIKKEFHRSNLFLVDLIQQKIKRGFLLSTLELINASFMSTARELFRSVYPDAFDKRMEYLERLSQMILNNEVMLAQHYEDYISELTHQLREKAEILKRRNDSLVEFIDVATHQLQTPLWSILGFVSKLQRKYYESIDDYGRHCLNRISANVSDMHQLIEDVTTMLIIDQEGVTRKNLYFYDLIEQSIHRIHEEIDKKFSCTYGEAERKIIINGDPQHLKTLFYQLLKNAAQYTVDNFHGEAKITSAMNDEFHIYIEDNGIGIEKRYRELVFKPMERLKEKEVSGSGMGLSFARIIVRGHGGEMYLENGKTMQGLCVHIVLPVDLVSHIDKKEKQASKE